A genome region from Triticum aestivum cultivar Chinese Spring chromosome 2B, IWGSC CS RefSeq v2.1, whole genome shotgun sequence includes the following:
- the LOC123046479 gene encoding cationic amino acid transporter 8, vacuolar, with amino-acid sequence MAAGEPQQGRRYWRWSKADFFPEPSFQSWRAYGGALAATVPRLRDRVAARSSEAVEAGTLLAESENPLRRCLSWVDLAFLGFGSVVGSGVFVLTGQEARFDAGPAIPLAYAAAGFSALLSSFCYAELATEIPSAGGSFSYLRVELGDMAAFLAAGNILLEAVVGAAGLGRSWTSYLAALFGLDTDALRIHVPALAEGFNLLDPIAVVVLICTSALAMSGARLTSTINSLASVIGIVIIAFVIGAGFSHFHSSNLVEPTFFPFGAAGVFRAAAVVYWSYTGFDMVATMAEETKNPGRDVPLGLLSSMSAITVVYCAMSLALVGMQRYSEIDPNAAYSVAFAATGLKWARYVVALGALKGMTSGLLVGALGQARYTTQIARTHMIPPYFALVHPRTGTPVYATMAVTLGAACVALFSSLDVLASVSSISTLFIFALVAVALLVRRYYVAGKTPAKQLRTFLAFLALVVLSSIGLSAYYNSRYARRWPGYAVFGVGWAAGAAGLALAAKQQRQPKVYGVPLMPWLPAMSVATNLFLMGSLGSMAYLRFGICTVAMLVYYVLFGVHATYDVAHSATAADVVAENVEQGKIVPGSTLPA; translated from the coding sequence ATGGCGGCTGGGGAGCCGCAGCAGGGCCGGCGGTACTGGCGGTGGAGCAAAGCCGATTTTTTCCCGGAGCCCTCGTTCCAGAGCTGGCGCGCGTACGGCGGCGCGCTCGCGGCCACCGTGCCGCGCCTGCGCGACCGCGTGGCCGCCCGGTCCTCCGAGGCCGTCGAGGCGGGGACGCTGCTCGCCGAGAGCGAGAACCCGCTGCGCCGCTGCCTCTCCTGGGTCGACCTCGCCTTCCTCGGCTTCGGCTCCGTCGTCGGCTCCGGCGTCTTCGTGCTCACCGGCCAGGAGGCCCGCTTCGACGCGGGTCCCGCCATCCCGCTCGCCTACGCCGCCGCGGGCTTCTCCGCCCTGCTCTCGTCCTTCTGCTACGCGGAGCTCGCCACTGAGATCCCATCTGCCGGGGGGTCCTTCTCGTACCTGCGGGTCGAGCTCGGCGACATGGCGGCGTTCCTCGCCGCCGGGAACATACTGCTGGAGGCCGTCGTGGGGGCGGCCGGCCtcgggcgctcctggacgtcctaCCTCGCCGCGCTCTTCGGGCTCGACACCGACGCGCTCCGCATCCACGTCCCGGCGCTCGCTGAAGGTTTCAATCTGCTCGATCCCATCGCCGTCGTCGTCCTCATCTGCACCTCCGCCCTGGCCATGTCCGGCGCGCGCCTCACCTCCACCATCAACTCGCTGGCGTCCGTGATCGGCATCGTCATCATCGCCTTCGTCATCGGCGCGGGCTTCTCGCACTTCCACTCCAGCAACCTCGTGGAGCCgaccttcttccccttcggggCCGCCGGCGTGTTCCGCGCGGCGGCGGTGGTGTACTGGTCCTACACGGGCTTCGACATGGTGGCCACCATGGCGGAGGAGACCAAGAACCCCGGCCGGGACGTGCCGCTCGGCCTCCTGTCTTCCATGTCGGCCATCACCGTGGTGTACTGCGCCATGTCCCTGGCGCTGGTCGGCATGCAGCGGTACAGCGAGATCGACCCCAACGCCGCCTACTCGGTGGCGTTCGCCGCGACCGGGCTCAAGTGGGCGCGCTACGTCGTGGCGCTCGGCGCGCTCAAGGGCATGACGAGCGGCCTCCTGGTGGGCGCGCTGGGGCAGGCGCGGTACACCACGCAGATCGCGCGCACGCACATGATCCCGCCATACTTCGCGCTCGTGCACCCCAGGACCGGCACGCCCGTGTACGCCACCATGGCCGTCACGCTCGGCGCCGCCTGCGTGGCGCTCTTCTCGAGCCTGGACGTGCTCGCCTCCGTCTCCTCCATCAGCACGCTCTTCATCTTCGCCCTGGTGGCCGTCGCGCTGCTCGTCCGCCGGTACTACGTCGCCGGGAAGACCCCGGCCAAGCAGCTGCGCACCTTTCTCGCCTTCCTGGCGCTGGTGGTCCTGTCGTCCATCGGGCTCTCGGCGTACTACAACTCGCGCTACGCCAGGCGGTGGCCGGGGTACGCGGTGTTCGGCGTGGGCTGGGCGGCCGGCGCGGCGGGGCTGGCGCTGGCAGCGAAGCAGCAGCGGCAGCCCAAGGTGTACGGCGTGCCGCTCATGCCGTGGCTGCCGGCCATGTCCGTGGCCACCAACCTGTTCCTGATGGGCTCGCTCGGGTCCATGGCCTACCTGCGCTTCGGCATCTGCACGGTGGCGATGCTCGTGTACTACGTGCTCTTCGGCGTGCACGCGACGTACGACGTGGCGCACTCTGCGACGGCGGCCGACGTCGTGGCCGAGAATGTCGAGCAGGGGAAGATTGTGCCAGGGTCCACGCTGCCGGCATGA